A stretch of the Acyrthosiphon pisum isolate AL4f chromosome A2, pea_aphid_22Mar2018_4r6ur, whole genome shotgun sequence genome encodes the following:
- the LOC100574596 gene encoding glutathione S-transferase D7-like, which produces MRGILIVKHAYNILKLESRFKFEDFFSFFQTAVILHGKQKTIEEEADAKMHNALKYFEEILKKSTWAVGESMTLADFALLASISTLEAIGFDLKEYEKIQEWLSKCRTTGKFEYDRTNQLGIDDIKSLLERVKMDKDKIDTEIVKTYLNVILT; this is translated from the exons ATGCGAGGGATTTTAATTGTTAAgcatgcttataatatattaaaattggaatcacgatttaaatttgaagattttttttccttttttcagACCGCGGTGATTTTGCATGGAAAACAGAAAACCATAGAAGAAGAAGCAGATGCTAAAATGCATAATGCGctcaaatattttgaagaaattcTGAAAAAATCTACCTGGGCAGTCGGCGAGTCAATGACTTTGGCTGATTTCGCTTTGCTCGCTTCCATATCGACCCTTGAG GCTATCGGTTTTGACTTAAAAGAGTACGAAAAAATTCAAGAATGGCTCTCAAAGTGCAGGACTACAGGAAAATTTGAATACGATAGAACTAATCAACTTGGAATTGATGACATAAAGTCTCTATTAGAACGTGTCAAGATGGATAAGGATAAAATAGATACTGAAATTGTAAAAACTTACTTGAAcgttatacttacataa